One segment of Mus caroli chromosome 6, CAROLI_EIJ_v1.1, whole genome shotgun sequence DNA contains the following:
- the Tcaf1 gene encoding TRPM8 channel-associated factor 1 isoform X2, whose protein sequence is MATPSAAFEALMNGVTSWDIPEDSVPCELLLIGEASFPIMVNDVGQVLVAASSYGRGRMVVASHEDFLLESQLFVFLVNAVGWLRSSPNSAIGVHSSLAPLVKILESCGIESKIEPEVNDSLGVYCIDAYNETMTDKLVQFVKRGGGLLIGGEAWDWETQGDDDRVLFAFPGNLVTSVAGVYFTDNKADTSFFKVSKKMPKIPILVRCDDDLSDDRDELLRGIIDLDITNSDCFPSQLLVHGSLAFPLGLDTYHGCVIAAARYGRGRVVVTGHKVLFTVGKLGPFLLNAVRWLDGGRKGKIVVQTELRTLSGLLAVGGIDTSIEPHLTSDASVYCFEPTSDVGVKELQEFVAEGGGLFVGTQAWWWAFKNPGVSPLARFPGNLLLNAFGISITSQSLNPGPFRTPKIGTRTYHFRSTLAEFQVIMGRKRGNVEKGWLAKLGPDGATFLQIPAEEIPAYMSVHRLLRKLLSRYRLPVATRENPVINDCCRGAMLSLATGLAHSGSDLSLLIPEIEDVYSSRYLRPSASPITVNVNCTNPGTRYCWMSTGLYIPGRQVIDVSLPEGAASADLKIQIGCHTDDLTRASKLFRGPLVINRCCLDKPTKSITCLWGGLLYIIVPQNSKLGSVPLTVKGAVRAPFYKLGETSKEEWKRRLLEYPGPWGELATNNIILTVPTANLRTLENPEPLLRLWDEMMQAVAKLGGETFPLHLPQRIVADVQISVGWMHAGYPIMCHLESVQELINEKLIRTKGLWGPVHELGRNQQRQEWEFPPHTTEATCNLWCVYVHETVLGIPRSRANIALWPPVREKRVRIYLSKGPSVKHWNAWTALETYLQLQEAFGWEPFIRLFTEYRNQTTSSSPPSDNVDKMNLWVKMFSQQVQRNLAPFFEAWGWPIQKEVATSLAYLPEWKENIMKLYLLTQM, encoded by the exons ATGGCAACTCCCTCTGCTGCCTTTGAGGCCCTTATGAATGGAGTAACGAGTTGGGATATCCCCGAGGATTCTGTTCCATGTGAACTGCTTCTTATTGGAGAGGCTTCATTTCCTATAATGGTGAATGACGTGGGCCAGGTCCTCGTTGCTGCCTCTTCCTATGGCAGAGGTCGCATGGTGGTAGCATCTCATGAGGACTTCTTGCTGGAAAGCCAgctctttgtctttcttgtcAATGCTGTTGGGTGGCTTCGTTCCTCCCCTAACTCAGCCATTGGTGTGCACTCATCTTTAGCACCATTGGTGAAAATCCTCGAGAGCTGTGGAATAGAGTCAAAGATTGAGCCAGAAGTCAATGACTCCCTGGGGGTTTACTGCATTGATGCCTACAATGAAACCATGACAGATAAGCTAGTCCAGTTTGTGAAACGTGGAGGGGGCTTGCTCATAGGAGGTGAAGCCTGGGATTGGGAGACCCAGGGTGATGATGATAGAGTTCTGTTCGCATTTCCTGGGAATCTGGTGACCAGTGTGGCTGGTGTGTACTTCACTGACAACAAAGCAGACACAAGTTTCTTTAAAGTCTCCAAGAAGATGCCTAAGATACCCATCTTAGTTCG TTGTGATGACGACCTCTCAGATGACAGAGATGAGCTTCTGCGTGGCATAATAGACCTGGACATCACCAACTCGGACTGCTTCCCATCCCAGCTACTAGTGCATGGGTCTTTGGCTTTTCCTTTGGGGCTAGATACCTACCATGGCTGTGTGATAGCTGCTGCTCGCTATGGCCGGGGTCGGGTAGTTGTAACTGGTCATAAGGTATTATTCACTGTGGGTAAACTCGGCCCCTTTTTGCTCAATGCTGTCCGCTGGCTGGATGGTGGCCGCAAAGGCAAGATTGtggtgcagacagagctgagaacaCTAAGTGGTCTGCTCGCAGTAGGGGGTATAGACACCAGCATTGAGCCCCACCTGACCAGTGACGCAAGTGTCTATTGCTTTGAACCCACAAGCGATGTGGGGGTTAAGGAACTACAGGAGTTTGTAGCCGAGGGTGGTGGGCTGTTTGTTGGAACTCAAGCTTGGTGGTGGGCTTTTAAGAACCCAGGAGTGTCCCCTCTGGCTCGATTCCCAGGAAACCTGCTCCTCAATGCTTTTGGTATCAGCATCACAAGCCAGAGTCTCAATCCAGGACCTTTCCGTACCCCTAAAATAGGAACAAGGACCTATCACTTCCGCTCTACCCTAGCAGAGTTCCAGGTGATAatgggcaggaagagagggaatgTGGAGAAGGGCTGGCTAGCCAAGCTAGGCCCAGATGGGGCAACTTTCCTGCAGATTCCTGCAGAAGAGATCCCTGCTTACATGTCTGTGCACAGACTCCTGCGGAAGCTGCTGAGCCGCTATCGGCTTCCAGTGGCAACCAGAGAGAACCCGGTCATCAATGACTGTTGTAGGGGAGCCATGCTTTCCCTGGCCACAGGTCTGGCCCACTCTGGAAGTGACCTCTCACTGCTGATCCCAGAAATTGAAGACGTGTACAGCAGCCGCTACCTGCGCCCCTCAGCATCTCCCATCACCGTGAATGTCAATTGCACCAATCCAG GCACTCGATATTGCTGGATGAGCACTGGACTCTACATACCTGGAAGGCAAGTCATAGATGTCTCCTTGCCTGAGGGTGCTGCCTCTGCTGATCTGAAG ATACAAATTGGCTGTCATACTGATGATCTGACCAGGGCTAGCAAGCTGTTCCGAGGCCCCCTTGTGATTAACCGGTGTTGCTTGGACAAACCCACGAAATCAATCACCTGCCTCTGGGGTGGTCTCCTCTATATCATTGTGCCTCAGAATAGCAAACTGGGTTCTGTGCCCCTTACAGTGAAGGGGGCTGTTCGTGCTCCATTCTACAAGCTAG GGGAGACATCCaaggaagaatggaagaggcGTCTCCTGGAATATCCAGGTCCATGGGGAGAATTGGCCACTAATAACATCATCCTGACTGTGCCCACTGCAAATCTTCGAACCCTGGAGAATCCTGAGCCACTGCTCCGCCTCTGGGATGAGATGATGCAGGCTGTGGCTAAGCTGGGAGGCGAGACCTTCCCTTTGCATCTGCCACAGAGGATAGTGGCTGATGTTCAGATCTCAGTAG GCTGGATGCACGCAGGGTACCCCATCATGTGCCATCTGGAGTCAGTGCAGGAGCTCATCAATGAGAAACTCATCCGGACCAAGGGGCTCTGGGGCCCTGTGCATGAGCTGGGCCGCAatcagcagaggcaggagtgggagttCCCCCCACACACTACGGAAGCCACGTGCAACCtgtggtgtgtttatgtgcatgaaACGGTCTTGGGCATACCTCGAAGCCGTGCCAATATTGCGCTATGGCCTCCAGTTCGGGAGAAGAGAGTTCGAATCTACTTGAGCAAGGGACCCAGTGTGAAACACTGGAACGCCTGGACTGCTTTGGAAACGTACCTACAG
- the Tcaf1 gene encoding TRPM8 channel-associated factor 1 isoform X1 gives MATPSAAFEALMNGVTSWDIPEDSVPCELLLIGEASFPIMVNDVGQVLVAASSYGRGRMVVASHEDFLLESQLFVFLVNAVGWLRSSPNSAIGVHSSLAPLVKILESCGIESKIEPEVNDSLGVYCIDAYNETMTDKLVQFVKRGGGLLIGGEAWDWETQGDDDRVLFAFPGNLVTSVAGVYFTDNKADTSFFKVSKKMPKIPILVRCDDDLSDDRDELLRGIIDLDITNSDCFPSQLLVHGSLAFPLGLDTYHGCVIAAARYGRGRVVVTGHKVLFTVGKLGPFLLNAVRWLDGGRKGKIVVQTELRTLSGLLAVGGIDTSIEPHLTSDASVYCFEPTSDVGVKELQEFVAEGGGLFVGTQAWWWAFKNPGVSPLARFPGNLLLNAFGISITSQSLNPGPFRTPKIGTRTYHFRSTLAEFQVIMGRKRGNVEKGWLAKLGPDGATFLQIPAEEIPAYMSVHRLLRKLLSRYRLPVATRENPVINDCCRGAMLSLATGLAHSGSDLSLLIPEIEDVYSSRYLRPSASPITVNVNCTNPGTRYCWMSTGLYIPGRQVIDVSLPEGAASADLKIQIGCHTDDLTRASKLFRGPLVINRCCLDKPTKSITCLWGGLLYIIVPQNSKLGSVPLTVKGAVRAPFYKLGETSKEEWKRRLLEYPGPWGELATNNIILTVPTANLRTLENPEPLLRLWDEMMQAVAKLGGETFPLHLPQRIVADVQISVGWMHAGYPIMCHLESVQELINEKLIRTKGLWGPVHELGRNQQRQEWEFPPHTTEATCNLWCVYVHETVLGIPRSRANIALWPPVREKRVRIYLSKGPSVKHWNAWTALETYLQLQEAFGWEPFIRLFTEYRNQTTSSSPPSDNVDKMNLWVKMFSQQVQRNLAPFFEAWGWPIQKEVATSLAYLPEWKENIMKLYLLTQMPH, from the exons ATGGCAACTCCCTCTGCTGCCTTTGAGGCCCTTATGAATGGAGTAACGAGTTGGGATATCCCCGAGGATTCTGTTCCATGTGAACTGCTTCTTATTGGAGAGGCTTCATTTCCTATAATGGTGAATGACGTGGGCCAGGTCCTCGTTGCTGCCTCTTCCTATGGCAGAGGTCGCATGGTGGTAGCATCTCATGAGGACTTCTTGCTGGAAAGCCAgctctttgtctttcttgtcAATGCTGTTGGGTGGCTTCGTTCCTCCCCTAACTCAGCCATTGGTGTGCACTCATCTTTAGCACCATTGGTGAAAATCCTCGAGAGCTGTGGAATAGAGTCAAAGATTGAGCCAGAAGTCAATGACTCCCTGGGGGTTTACTGCATTGATGCCTACAATGAAACCATGACAGATAAGCTAGTCCAGTTTGTGAAACGTGGAGGGGGCTTGCTCATAGGAGGTGAAGCCTGGGATTGGGAGACCCAGGGTGATGATGATAGAGTTCTGTTCGCATTTCCTGGGAATCTGGTGACCAGTGTGGCTGGTGTGTACTTCACTGACAACAAAGCAGACACAAGTTTCTTTAAAGTCTCCAAGAAGATGCCTAAGATACCCATCTTAGTTCG TTGTGATGACGACCTCTCAGATGACAGAGATGAGCTTCTGCGTGGCATAATAGACCTGGACATCACCAACTCGGACTGCTTCCCATCCCAGCTACTAGTGCATGGGTCTTTGGCTTTTCCTTTGGGGCTAGATACCTACCATGGCTGTGTGATAGCTGCTGCTCGCTATGGCCGGGGTCGGGTAGTTGTAACTGGTCATAAGGTATTATTCACTGTGGGTAAACTCGGCCCCTTTTTGCTCAATGCTGTCCGCTGGCTGGATGGTGGCCGCAAAGGCAAGATTGtggtgcagacagagctgagaacaCTAAGTGGTCTGCTCGCAGTAGGGGGTATAGACACCAGCATTGAGCCCCACCTGACCAGTGACGCAAGTGTCTATTGCTTTGAACCCACAAGCGATGTGGGGGTTAAGGAACTACAGGAGTTTGTAGCCGAGGGTGGTGGGCTGTTTGTTGGAACTCAAGCTTGGTGGTGGGCTTTTAAGAACCCAGGAGTGTCCCCTCTGGCTCGATTCCCAGGAAACCTGCTCCTCAATGCTTTTGGTATCAGCATCACAAGCCAGAGTCTCAATCCAGGACCTTTCCGTACCCCTAAAATAGGAACAAGGACCTATCACTTCCGCTCTACCCTAGCAGAGTTCCAGGTGATAatgggcaggaagagagggaatgTGGAGAAGGGCTGGCTAGCCAAGCTAGGCCCAGATGGGGCAACTTTCCTGCAGATTCCTGCAGAAGAGATCCCTGCTTACATGTCTGTGCACAGACTCCTGCGGAAGCTGCTGAGCCGCTATCGGCTTCCAGTGGCAACCAGAGAGAACCCGGTCATCAATGACTGTTGTAGGGGAGCCATGCTTTCCCTGGCCACAGGTCTGGCCCACTCTGGAAGTGACCTCTCACTGCTGATCCCAGAAATTGAAGACGTGTACAGCAGCCGCTACCTGCGCCCCTCAGCATCTCCCATCACCGTGAATGTCAATTGCACCAATCCAG GCACTCGATATTGCTGGATGAGCACTGGACTCTACATACCTGGAAGGCAAGTCATAGATGTCTCCTTGCCTGAGGGTGCTGCCTCTGCTGATCTGAAG ATACAAATTGGCTGTCATACTGATGATCTGACCAGGGCTAGCAAGCTGTTCCGAGGCCCCCTTGTGATTAACCGGTGTTGCTTGGACAAACCCACGAAATCAATCACCTGCCTCTGGGGTGGTCTCCTCTATATCATTGTGCCTCAGAATAGCAAACTGGGTTCTGTGCCCCTTACAGTGAAGGGGGCTGTTCGTGCTCCATTCTACAAGCTAG GGGAGACATCCaaggaagaatggaagaggcGTCTCCTGGAATATCCAGGTCCATGGGGAGAATTGGCCACTAATAACATCATCCTGACTGTGCCCACTGCAAATCTTCGAACCCTGGAGAATCCTGAGCCACTGCTCCGCCTCTGGGATGAGATGATGCAGGCTGTGGCTAAGCTGGGAGGCGAGACCTTCCCTTTGCATCTGCCACAGAGGATAGTGGCTGATGTTCAGATCTCAGTAG GCTGGATGCACGCAGGGTACCCCATCATGTGCCATCTGGAGTCAGTGCAGGAGCTCATCAATGAGAAACTCATCCGGACCAAGGGGCTCTGGGGCCCTGTGCATGAGCTGGGCCGCAatcagcagaggcaggagtgggagttCCCCCCACACACTACGGAAGCCACGTGCAACCtgtggtgtgtttatgtgcatgaaACGGTCTTGGGCATACCTCGAAGCCGTGCCAATATTGCGCTATGGCCTCCAGTTCGGGAGAAGAGAGTTCGAATCTACTTGAGCAAGGGACCCAGTGTGAAACACTGGAACGCCTGGACTGCTTTGGAAACGTACCTACAG